In Anaerolineae bacterium, the following are encoded in one genomic region:
- the acpP gene encoding acyl carrier protein, which produces MADVFEEVKEIIVDLLGVDESKVTPEARFREDLEADSLDLVELIMALEDKFGQEISDEDAQKITTVGEAVKYIEARMGS; this is translated from the coding sequence ATGGCCGACGTCTTTGAAGAGGTCAAAGAAATCATTGTGGATTTGTTGGGCGTGGATGAAAGCAAGGTGACGCCTGAGGCCCGCTTCCGCGAGGATTTGGAGGCCGATTCGCTGGATTTGGTGGAACTCATCATGGCCCTGGAGGACAAGTTCGGCCAGGAAATTTCCGACGAGGACGCGCAGAAGATCACCACAGTGGGCGAGGCGGTGAAGTACATCGAAGCCCGCATGGGGAGTTAG